The DNA segment GCTGGCGCGCCCGGGAGGTGTCCAGCTCCGGGTGCTCCGCGTAGCGCTCCGCATCGAGGGCGTAGCGCCCCGCGAGCGACAGGCGCGCCGAGCGAAAGTCCGCCGCGACCTGGGGCGTGAGCCGGGAGATGCGATCCTTCGTCCCGGTCCCCGGAGTCGAGAAGAGGTTGTCGTCCTCGACGCCGGTCAGGGAGAGGGCGCCGCGCAGGGAGACGTCCGACCCGGCGCGCGCCGCCCCGTGCAAGAGAAGGCCCCCGCAGATGAGCATCCCCGGCACCAGCGGCGGCCTGCGCGCGGGACTCACGCGCGATCTACCACCGTGCAGTCGACCTGCACGGCCACGCTGCGCGAGAGCAGGTCCACCGAAAGAACCAGCAGGCCCTTCTGGTCGCTGCGCTGCTCGAGGATCCCCTCGACTCCGGCGAGCGGGCCGCGAGTGACGCGCACGCGCATCCCCTCCTTGAGGTACGGATGCGGCATGCACGGGAGATCCGATCGCGCCAGCGCTAGCACCGACTCGACCTCGGCGTCGGGGACGACCGCCAGCTTCTCCCAGCTCTCCCCGAGCACGGCAACCAGCCCGCGCGCCTGGCGCACCCTGAGGTAGGAGCTCTTGTCCATGGCGTGGCGCAGGAACAGGTATCCCGGGAACATCGGGCGGCGAACCAGGTGCCGCAGGCCGGCCCGGCTCGACCAGACGTTGACCTTCGGCAGGAACGATTCGAACCCCCGGGACGCGAGCTGATCGTGCACGAGCTGCTCGCAGTGGCTCTGCGTCCAGATCACGTGCCAGCCCGGCCGTGGCGGGCTGTCGCTGTCGCGGGCAAGTGCTGCGCTCGTCATGGCTGGATCAGGCCCCGCTTGATCGCGTAGCGGACGAGCCCCGCCTTCTCGTGGATTTCCAGCTTGGACATGATGCGGCTCCGATGGGACTCGGCGGTCTTGACCGTGATCCCCAGGACCTCCGCCACCTGCTTCGTCGATTTGCCTTCGGCGATGAGCTGCAGCACCTCGCGCTCACGCGGCGTGAGCGGGTCGCGCGGCAGCTCGCCGCGTTCGCGGTAGGCGCCGACCACGACGTTGGAGATGGCGGGGCTGAGGTAGAGACGCCCGCGATGCACGTCGCGGATCGCCTGGATCATGTCGGAGACCGCCTGGGATTTCAGGACGTAGCCGTGGACCCCGGCGCGCAGCGCTTCCAGGATGTACGGCTCTTCGGCGTGCTGGGTCAGGATGATGGTCTTGGTACCGGGCGAGATCCGCATGATCTCGCGGGCGGTGTCGATGCCGTTCAGGCCCGGCATCGCCAGATCGAGCACCACCACTTCGGGGTGGGTCCCCTCCGACTGGCGCAGCGCCTCGCGCCCGTCTGCGGCTTCCGCGACGACCGCGAAGCCTTCCCGAGCCAGCATGAATTTCAGTCCCTGGCGGACGACAGGATGATCGTCCGCGACCATCACCCGGATCGACATCTGCGACCACCGCTCCCGTCTCCCCGTTGCATCATCCACCCGGGCCCGCCCTCATGCCGGAAGGCTTCCGGAAGGGCGGGGAGCCGACGCGAGGGTCTGATGGCGGACCTCCCCGTGGCTCTCGATGGGTGGAGGCTCTGAATCCCGGCCCGACAATTCCTGCGATTCATGACTGCCCTCCGGCTCCGGTTTCCGGGAGTCCCTGTCGCGGGGCCCCCGGAAGCCGGTCCATCAGCCTGCCCGTATCGCTGGGCAGGTCAGCCGCGCTCAGACGGGCCGGCGACTGCCCTCACCATACGGCGAGCGCGCGGACGGGAACATCAGGTGATGACCCGATTGGGCGGGAGGAACATTCATGAGTGGCGGGGGCCGGGCGCCGCGTGCCCGGCGCACCCGTTCAGGGCTGGATCAATCCGCGGCGGATGGCGTAGCGGACCAGACCGGCGGTCTCGTGGATGCCGAGCTTCGACATGATGCGCATCCGGTGCGACTCGGCCGTCTTCACGCTGACGCCGAGCAGCGCCGCCACTTCCTTGGTGGTCTTCCCCTCGGCGACCAGCTGCAGGACCTCCCGCTCGCGCGGGCTCAGCGGGTCGGGGGGCAACTCGGACTTGCTGCGGTACGCCTCGACGACGGTCCGCGACACCCCGGGGCTCAGGTAGACCGCCCCCCGCGTCACCTCGCGAATCGCCTGGACCAGATCGACCGTGGCCTGGGTCTTCAGCACGTAGCCGCTGATGCCGGCGCGCAGCGCCTCCAGCACGTAGGGGTCCTCGGTGTGCATCGTCAGCAGGATGGCCTTGGTTCGATCGGAGCATCGCAGGATCTCGCGCGCGGAATCGAGGCCGTTGAGCCCCGGCATGGCGAGATCGAGGATCGCGACGTCGGGTCGCGTGGTCTCGGCGATCCGGACCGCCTCGCGGCCGTCCGCCGCCTCGCCGACGACCCTGAAGCCTTCGTGCTCGAGCATCGCCCGGATCCCCTGCCGTACCATCTGGTGATCATCGGCCAGAAGCACCTGTGTGGCCATCGCGTCCCTCCAGAGGAATGATGATGCGAAGATCCGTCCCGCGTCCTGGGGCGGAATCGATCGTGAACTGCCCGCCCACGGCGCTCAGGCGCTCCCGCATGCCGATCAATCCGAGGCCCCGCTCCCCCTTGCGGTCCAGGACCGC comes from the Candidatus Polarisedimenticolia bacterium genome and includes:
- a CDS encoding transcription termination/antitermination NusG family protein; amino-acid sequence: MTSAALARDSDSPPRPGWHVIWTQSHCEQLVHDQLASRGFESFLPKVNVWSSRAGLRHLVRRPMFPGYLFLRHAMDKSSYLRVRQARGLVAVLGESWEKLAVVPDAEVESVLALARSDLPCMPHPYLKEGMRVRVTRGPLAGVEGILEQRSDQKGLLVLSVDLLSRSVAVQVDCTVVDRA
- a CDS encoding response regulator transcription factor; this translates as MDDATGRRERWSQMSIRVMVADDHPVVRQGLKFMLAREGFAVVAEAADGREALRQSEGTHPEVVVLDLAMPGLNGIDTAREIMRISPGTKTIILTQHAEEPYILEALRAGVHGYVLKSQAVSDMIQAIRDVHRGRLYLSPAISNVVVGAYRERGELPRDPLTPREREVLQLIAEGKSTKQVAEVLGITVKTAESHRSRIMSKLEIHEKAGLVRYAIKRGLIQP
- a CDS encoding response regulator transcription factor; this encodes MATQVLLADDHQMVRQGIRAMLEHEGFRVVGEAADGREAVRIAETTRPDVAILDLAMPGLNGLDSAREILRCSDRTKAILLTMHTEDPYVLEALRAGISGYVLKTQATVDLVQAIREVTRGAVYLSPGVSRTVVEAYRSKSELPPDPLSPREREVLQLVAEGKTTKEVAALLGVSVKTAESHRMRIMSKLGIHETAGLVRYAIRRGLIQP